In Leptospira ellinghausenii, the genomic stretch GATCGGATTGGGCGAAAAACTACGTCCGACTGGATCGAATAAGATGTTTTTTTAGAATTTTTTCTCTGTATTCTCTTGGTGTGGTTCCAGTTTCTTTTTTGAAGGCTTCATTAAAGGTAGATTTGGATCCAAAACCAACATCATAGGCAATGGCAAGCAGTGATCTTTCGGGTTCTTTTTGGATCCTGTCTTTGGCTTCGTTGATTCTGTATGAGTTAGTGAACTGATAAAAACTTTTTTTCATCTCTGAATTCAAAAACTCTGAGAGTTGGTGGGAACTTAGGTCCATTTTTTCTGCTAAATCTCGGAGGTTTAGTGTTTCATCTCGGTAAATCATTTCAATTTCAAATAATTGTTTTAAATTATCGCGGATGAGATTATGATCTAATTTTGAGATCTGAGAGATCTTTGCTTTTTTTTCATCCTGTACAATCTTACGAACTTCCAAAAAGAAATCTGGATAACTCTGGCGAATCACATATAAAATGCACAGAAAAATACCGATTGCAAGCCCTGAAATCTGGAAAGAAGTGTGATCTCCAGTAGCAATTGTATTGAGTCCATACAATGATAATGCAAAACAAAAACTGACAATTGTAGTTCCGATACGAAGCGTATAGTTTTTGCGAAACGTACTCCAGCGAATTTTTTTAGAAATACGCCAGACGATACGAATCATACACCATAAATAAATCAAAATGGTAACAAGAACCAATGCAATTGGCCTTTCTAAAAATGGGTTTTCTCCGCGACTTTCCCTTATCAAATCATTGTTATGGTTCCAAACATTCCATCCAATGATCAAAAGAAAAGATAACAAAATGGGAACAAGACGATACGACAATCTTCTGAAGGAACGAAACTTTCCTTCCAAAACAATGAGAAAATATTCATCTAATAATACACCCAAACAAGCAATCATAGGCAAATTGGTTAGATACACTGGATAAAATGAACGTATATGCCCGGAGGAAACTAGGTATAAATTGAATAAATGGTAACTGGTTCCTAAGAATATAATCCCTAGTAAAATTTGTTTTCGATTTTTATGATAACTGAAAAATTCCCCTACTGCGTAAAGAAAGGCAAGTAAGGTTGAAAATAATAAAAAAAAGTTCAATGATTCAAAATGTGTCTGAAAAAATAAATCCATTCAATTACCAACTGATTCCATTCCATTTCTGAAATTGTGTCCTTTAGACTCAAGATGCAAGAGAGCGTTCTGTTATGACCAACCCTTTTTTCTAAATGGAAGATAACATTTCTCTCGAAATCAAAAAAAAGATATGACAAAGGCCCAACACAATTTGTCCGATTCGATCGAAACGGCGGAATATACAAGTATGAATTGATCCACTTTGACGACAGTTCGTTTGGATTGTTATATCCTTAGAGCATAAAGAGGTGTCCTATGTCATTTGTTTGTTTACCCAATCCAATGTTTCAAACTAAAGTTGTTACCGATTTTTCTCCCATTCATTTGAGATCTCAAACGAATTCCAATCAGACAAATGATGAGAAAAATTTATTATTACAAGGGAACATTTATTACCATAGCCAACTTTCCATTTCAGTTTCTGTAGCTGACATGGCATTTTACTGGAAACGTTGTGATGTTTTGTCCAATTTCATCTCTCAATTTTACTTTCACTCTTTCGAATCAAAACAACTTGATCAAAATACGATTTCAACGGTAATCAATGAACTGGTTGAAAATGCTGCAAAATATTCTGACAAAGAAGAAAGTAAAATCCACATTGAAATTAAGGACTTAGGAAACCAATTAAGGATTGAAGTGAAAAATATAATCACTCCATGGATGAAGGCAATTTTTGAAAATAAAATTCAGACAATCCAATCCCATGATATCAATGAGTTATACTTCGAAGCTCTCGAAGCACATCACAAAGGGATTCCTACTTTTGGTTTGGGATTACTACGTTTGCTTAAAGATTACCAACTCCCTCTTGCTTATGAATTTACAAAACTAGAAGGAAATGATTTTGAAATCACAATGAGAGCTCATCTTTTCATTTCTGAAACTGAAACTCTCTAAGGATATTTTTTTGTTACGGTAACAACAAGATGATACAAGTTTCTTACATGTAACTGATATCACATGGATTTTAAGATATCAAAAAATCCAGGGAAACTTGTGTCGACCCAACTTGTATCATCAAAAGTAAGTTCCACACCGGAGAGTTTGGAAAGGATTGCAAAACTCATTGCAATACGGTGGTCCATAAAGGTTTCGATTTTTGTTTTTTGAATGGAACTTACTTCATCAAACTCATATCCATCCTTTACTTCCTTCACCTGAATCCCTAGTTTTTCCAAATTGGAAACCATAGAATGGATACGATCTGATTCTTTAGCCCTCAGCTCTTCCGCATGAGAAATTTGAAATCCACCTTCAGAAAAAAGTCCCGCAACGGTTAAAATAGGAATTTCATCAATGATGGAAGGAATCAAATCTTCGGTAATCACTATACGTTTGAGTTTTGATGGAAAAATGAGTAAGTCACCAATCTCTTCTCCACATTCCACTCGTTTGGCGACAATTTCAATTTTGCCACCCATATTTTGTAAAACTGTGATGATTCCAATTCGAGATGGATTGAGTCCGATATTTTTGATGAGAAGAGGTTCACTCCCTCCCCCACATAAACCAAACACAATGAAAAATGCAGCACTTGAAATATCACCAGGGATTACATACTTTGCCCCTTCAAAAAGGTAAGGAGGTTTTACGGTAAAGTGAATGGGAGAATGGTGGATGATGTTTCCGCCAAGGAAACGAATCATATTTTCGGTATGGTCTCTCGATACTTCCGATTCTTTGTAATCAATTGAGATGCCAGATGACAAAGCCGCAAGGACAAGTGCACTTTTAATTTGTGCCGAGGCAATGGGACTATGGTAGGAATAATCTTTTAATTGTTTTCCCTGGATGCGAAGTGGTGCTCTGTCGTTTCCTTCGACGGAAACAATGTCAGCCCCCATCTCTTTTAATGGGTTCATGATCCTAGCCATGGGTCGTTTGCAAAGGGAAGCATCTCCCGTCAGTGTTGCTTGTATTTGTGGGAGTCCTGCCAGTAATCCTGCAGAGAGACGAATCCCTGTCCCCGCATTTCCAAAATCCAAAACCCCTTGGGGAGACTTGAGATTCTCTTTGCCTGGGCTTATGACTGTATAACTTCCTTTTCCTAGGGAAGAGACTGAAAGTCCCATCGATTCAAAACAATGTAAGGTATGAAGCGGGTCTTCCCCTTCTAAAAAGCCATGGATTTCGGATTTCCCTTGGGAGAGGGCGCAAAAAAGCACAGACCGATGAGAGATCGACTTATCACCTGGGACATAAATTTCTTTTTTCGCATTTAATTTGAATTGTGGCTGCAACATGTTGTATTTTTCTAAAAAGTATTTTGCAATTTGGCGCTTCTTTATTAGCGTTTGTCGGAAACCTAAGTTTCCTTTACGAACAACCAAATGCCTCTAGATACCAGTAAAAATAACCAAAAGATCCCAGTCAATCCAGGTGAAGTCCTTTTCATCGGAGGTAAGTCCTCAACTTCCATGAACATCCTCCATGAGGGTTCGGTGCGAGTCGAGACCACACTCGGCGACACAAGCATTGTTTTGTACAGTTTGGAAGGAGCCAATTTAACACCAGGCATCTTTGCTTTGCTCGAAGGAACACCTTACCCTTATACCATTCGTGCTAAAACTTCATGTGTTGTATCCACATATGTCATGAACCAAGCCAATGCAAAAAAAACTCTCACTACGAAAGTATCTGTTGGCGTTATGGCAGTTCGAACCCTTCTCAAAGAAATCGGAGAACTCTACAAACGTGTATTATCCATCAAAGGTCTCTCCTCCAAGTTTGAACAAACGATGGATAATTTGGGTGCCGTTTATTATATTTTGAATCCATCTATCTTTTCTGATGTTACACCGGGAGCGATGATCACTCGAGATGAAAACATCATCGATCCTGTGATGAAACTCATCCGAAACAATTTAGCTGGTTTCCAAGAACACGGTGGGATGTTACCTGACAAACCAACAATCAACTTTTTAGAAGAAGACCACGGCGAATTTTTTGAAAAAGATTATAGTGAATCCATCGAATGGAATGATGCAGAATTCCATTTTATTCGTAAAATTTTATCTGTGAATCCTAAAATTTCACAAGCCTTGTTTGAAGCCGATCCAACTCTTTTACAAAGTGCTGCTGAAAGTTATGTAAAAACATACCGCGAGTTATTCGAACTCCTTAGTAAAGAAACTTATGATTTATCAGAAATGATGAATTCTATGTTTGTCGGAGAAAATGCACTACTGGAGAAGTTTAATCTAACATTAGATTTGTTTAATACTGGTTATTCCACAATTCCTTCCACAGTGTTACTTCCCATTACCGAGTGGGCATTAAAAAAATCCAAATCCCTTCTTGATGAATACAAACAAATTTTTGGAACTAATTATGCAAGTGTTGGCAATAGTTTAGACAAACTCGAATCCAAACAATCGGAACTTACAAATAAGTATGGACATGAACTGAATGCACAGAAAAACAAAGAGGAGGCCATTGCACAAGGTGGAGATCCAATCCGAGCAGGAATTGATACCAAAGCTCTAAAAGTGGAACTTCTTAATTCTGCAAGTCAAATCCTAAACTATTCACAAGCAGACCCAGAAGCAGTCAAAGAGTTTTCAACCTTAATGGTAAAACTGAAGTCCTTCAAAAACCCACTCGATCCAGAACCAGACAATCGTAAAATCCGAAGGACAATTGCCAAAACATATTGGGATGTGTATAAAAAATCTTTCACAAAATGGTTACAATCAGGGAAACAAGCCCCCAAAGCCGTTGAACTTATGTTACGTTATGGATACTTTGACGAAACCTTACTCGACGACGGTCATATCGTAGAACTTGTAGGCAGATTGTACCAACCGGGTGGAAATCCAAGTGCTCCGATCCACCATGGTACCGATTGGTTAGAAAAAATTTATTCTCGGGAAGTTCCTACTTCTGTTGATGAACTGGGACAAACATTTTTTGAAAAATTAAAAATGGACCTCAAAGACTCTGGGATCAAATCCGAAAAAGACATCCCACCCGATTATGATACTGGGGATGCGAGACTTGGCTCTGAAATTTCTTCTATGTATGAACCTAACGTGCGTTTGACTTCAGGAAACATTGCCAGCCATTTTCCAATTCTCACAAAATACCACATCACCATCCCTCTTGAAAAATGTTTTGTTTCCAAAGATGATGTAGAAAAAGCACTACAATACATATTAGGGATTGATTATACAGCCTTCAATCGTGAGGTAATTTACCGAAACGAAGACATTGGAATTAAAAACGAGTTTATACAAAGGTCAATCATTCCTGATTTTATCCTCGTTCCTTCCATTGGTCCAAAAATCATGATGTGGCAAGACCTTTCCATTTTCCGTGGAGCAGGATCAAAAGAATCAAGAGGTAGGATTTGTATCCCACATTTTGTAACAGGTGACCTCAAAACCTTTATGTTGGAAGCTATCGCTGCTTTCCGTTGGGAACTCTGTAAAAATATCCTTGGACCAGATTGGAATAACGTAGGGATTCCATCGATCACAGCAGATTACACGGATTATGTGCAGTTTTATAAAAAAAGTAAGGACCTTTCTCCTGAACTCAAAGAAAAAATTTCATCTGAGTTCAAACGATTCCGTACTGACCGTGATAAATTTGCCTATGATTATTCTTTATGGATCCGGTATGAAGCAGAAGGGGTACAACGTGTCAACCGTGTGGTACGTTCTATTTTTTACCGTCATATCCCATTTCATAAAAATATACGGGAAAAAATATCATCACAACCTGCGTATGCAGAACTCCATAACCGCTTCAAAAATATCCGTACACGCCAACACAAAGAATTTGAAAACAAGTACAAAAAGTACATGGATGCAAGTGGTAACTTACCAAAAGAACTGTATGAAAATTTAACTTTCTACGAAGTGTAATTTAAAATTACACTTCTTCGACAAAATAAGGTCTTGTGTATTCGCGGACGATCTCTACCACAAATCGTCCCCAGGATTTTGGGTCTTCTTGTGAGATGTTCACTTGTTTGATTTTGGGGAAATAAGCGGTTGGTTTAAAAACGGTATGGGTAAGTTCCAATGTTCGGAGGTAATTGTCCAAACGTTTTACTTTCACGAAATTGATGATTTCGGTTTGGATTTTTTCTTTTGGCAAATATCCCACGATGATCATACGAGGGAATAGGTTTTTTTTGAGAAGGCCAATGAAGTCTTCAAAACTATCCACTCGGTCAATAAAACCTTCGTAAGCACCGCCACCCAAGTTCATGATTTGGGTCACAATGTCCATAGAAAAGGAAACTCCTTCCATAGTAGACATATCAGAAATGATCACGAGACCCTCATCAGGTTGGAACACTTTGAACATATCAGCACCTTTGAAATGCCTTCTGAGCAGTTTAGCCGCAGAAACATCAATTTCCTGTGCCTTAGCGAGTAACACCTTTCCCTGAGGGTCTAAAATGGGGTCTCGGGTGATAAGATACCGCTTTTTCACGGCATTTTGGTTCATAACTCGAAAGGCCTTTACTTTTTCCTCAATTTCATCTAAGGTAGAGTAACCAATTTTGAGTACGTTTTCCCGTTTGCGTTTCCCGATGTCTGTTTCTTCCATGAAAGCTTGGTGCCTAAATCTTTGTATTGCTTATCCTATGGCAATTCTACCAATGTATAGCATATTTTTGTCTAAGGTATAAAATGCGGTTCAATTTTTACCCAATCCTATTCCTAGTCGTGTTTTTTGGATGTTCTTCCGTGGATTTTATCCCAGAACCTGATTTTCGTCCAAATGATCATCGTTATAAGGTATCTTCCTGGCAAGATGTGGAAATCCTAAGAGAAAGGCCCAAAAAACTCTTTAAAATCGTGGGAGAGGTGATCATTCGCAATACAGAAGACTTAACTTGGGAAGAGTATGAACCAAGGCTTAAAAAAGATATGTATGCAAGAAAAATTGATGGAGTGTGGATGACAGAAAAGAACCAAACCTCAATTGATACACTTTCCGTACAAACAATGGACCAAAAAGGAAGGACGACACACTCCTACCTCCAACAATCTAACTTACCTTATTGGAAAGGGTATGCCTTCCGGTATCGATAATCATATGCCAAGAAAATTTGATTCTGAAATCTATATCTCACCAGCCGACGAATGGATTTTTCGCGGAAACCCCATTGATAAAGAAGAAATCCTCACCTACTTTCGCAATAACCTCCATGGAAATGAAAAAGGTGTCTACATTGAAAATACCTTTGGTGAACTTTCGGAACATGGGTATATCAAAATTGATGGTTTCCCTTGCCATGTCTTACACGTAGAAGTTTTAGAAGAAGAGATTCTATTCCTCACCGATGATGGGAGGAGTTATCCATTTGGTACATTCGAAATTTATGAAACAAAGGACGGTGGAATCTTGGGACTCAGGTCAAATGAGGAAAAGATCAAATACCGATTCACATGGAATGCTGCAAAAGAACTATCAGATTTGTTAATCGAGGAAGGTGGATTTACTTATTTGGATTGGAAAGGGGTTAAAATGCAAATTCCAATGTATGAGGGAGAGGTAATGGTTCCCCTCCCCACTGACTATAGTTAATTGGAAGGAGCTTCTTCGTCCGCTTTTAATTCGCGCCAAAGTTCATTAGCTTCTAAAAAATCCTTTTTTAAAGAAAGTGCTTTGTGTAAGTATTGTAAGGATCTTTCAGGACGGTTCCAAAGTTTATACAAAGTTGCTAGGTTAAAATAGGAGATGTGAGGAGCATCATTTCGTTCACATCGTACTGATTTTTTTAACCAATACACTGCTTCCTTGTCATTGCCCATACGTAGAAGTAAAACACCTATTTCATTGCATGGATTCCCGTATTCATGGTCCAAACTAACGGCTTTGTAATAAGAAGCCAATGCATCACTCCAGGATCCAAGAGCGTTTTGTACAAGTCCCAAATAAAAATAGGCTTCCTCTGATTCTTCCAATTCTAAACTGGAACGAAGGTGGAATTCGGCACGGTCTAAATCACCGATTTTAAAATGGTCTTTTGCTAAATCTAAAGAAAGTTGGAAAGAACTTGAAGACAAAGAGATCCTCACCTGTTTTCTTTCATTTTCGGAAACCTTAAAAATCTCCTTGAAAACTTATTTTTTATTTTTGCAAACTTTGCAATAAATCATCAGCAATTTGAGACGCAGTCAATCGGTAATGCTCTAAAATTTGGTTCCTTTCCCCGTGGTGGATTGGTTCCAAAGGGAGGGCAAATGTTTTTAAGAACTTACCAATGAGATGATTTGGAATTTCGTTCAAAAGATAACCAGATGCCCCTGCGTGGAGGTAACTTTCATCCAAAATCACAAATTTTTGGGTGGATTCGATGCATTTGTGGACCAAGTCCGAATCATAAGGACGTAACCAAAAAAGATCGATTACTGTTGTTGTAATCCCTTTTGATTTGAGGATCTCTGCAACTTGTTTGGCAATGGGTAACATAAATCCAAGTGATAATATGAGTAAATCTTTTCCTTCAGACACAAGCCTAGCTTTCCCTTTGTTGACTTGGTTTGGTGACTCAAACTTTAACTCACGTAAGTCGCCGTTGTCTTTTGGAAAACGAATCGCGATCGGATGTTCCGTATAGTCTTTCATGAAATGAAGGCTATCTATGATATCCTGTGCTGAACTTGGGACCATAATGTCCATATTGGGTAGGCCAGCCAAATATCCTAGATCAGACAAACCTTGGTGGGTCTCACCATCGGGCCCTACAATACCAGCACGATCGATGACAAATCGCACGGGTAGGTTCATGAGAGATACATCTTCCACCAATTGGTCCATTGCTCTCGTTAAAAACGTAGAATAAATACACATAAAGGGAATCGCACCACCATTTGTCATCGCTCCCGCAAATGCGACTGAGTGTTGTTCGGCGATACCTACATCAAAAGTATGGTTGGGATAAGTTTCCTGATAATCACGTAACCCGGAACCTTCAATCATTGCAGGTGTAATCACTGCAATTCGTTTGTCCATGTTCGTTAAATCGATGAGAGTTTTTCCTACGATTTTTGAGAGCCCAATTTTATTGGCATCTGCAGATGCCATTTTACCTGACTCTTTGTTAAATGGGGTCACACCATGGTATTTGATAGGATCGGCTTCTGCAGGTTTGTATCCTTTTCCTTTTTGTGTGAGAACATGGAGAAGGATTGGTCCTTGGATTTTGGAAAGGTTTTGTAACATCTGAACCACTCGGTTCACATCATGACCATCGATGGGACCAAAATAGGTAAACCCAAGGTCTTCAAAAAGTCCACCTGGACGCATCATAAAATGTTTAAACGAAGTCTCCATATTATGAGCTAATGCTTGTAAGGCTGGACCAATCAATGGGATCCATTTTAAGAAACCATAAAATGCAGTTTTACCCTTATTATAAACCTGAGACGAGATGATTCGATTGAGATAATTGGAAATAGAACCAACATTTTTGGAAATAGACATATAATTGTCATTTAGGATGACAAGCATATTCGGTTTAATATGACCACCATGATTCATGGCTTCGAGAGCCATACCTGTTGCAATCGATGCATCACCAATGACTGCGGCAACTTTGTAATTCTCACCCATGAGATCACGTGCACATGCTTCTCCTAAGGCTTGAGATATGGATGTCCCTGCATGTCCAGTGTTGTATAAATCGTACTCAGATTC encodes the following:
- a CDS encoding tetratricopeptide repeat protein; this translates as MSSSSFQLSLDLAKDHFKIGDLDRAEFHLRSSLELEESEEAYFYLGLVQNALGSWSDALASYYKAVSLDHEYGNPCNEIGVLLLRMGNDKEAVYWLKKSVRCERNDAPHISYFNLATLYKLWNRPERSLQYLHKALSLKKDFLEANELWRELKADEEAPSN
- a CDS encoding AraC family transcriptional regulator; its protein translation is MDLFFQTHFESLNFFLLFSTLLAFLYAVGEFFSYHKNRKQILLGIIFLGTSYHLFNLYLVSSGHIRSFYPVYLTNLPMIACLGVLLDEYFLIVLEGKFRSFRRLSYRLVPILLSFLLIIGWNVWNHNNDLIRESRGENPFLERPIALVLVTILIYLWCMIRIVWRISKKIRWSTFRKNYTLRIGTTIVSFCFALSLYGLNTIATGDHTSFQISGLAIGIFLCILYVIRQSYPDFFLEVRKIVQDEKKAKISQISKLDHNLIRDNLKQLFEIEMIYRDETLNLRDLAEKMDLSSHQLSEFLNSEMKKSFYQFTNSYRINEAKDRIQKEPERSLLAIAYDVGFGSKSTFNEAFKKETGTTPREYREKILKKHLIRSSRT
- a CDS encoding cyclic nucleotide-binding domain-containing protein, giving the protein MPLDTSKNNQKIPVNPGEVLFIGGKSSTSMNILHEGSVRVETTLGDTSIVLYSLEGANLTPGIFALLEGTPYPYTIRAKTSCVVSTYVMNQANAKKTLTTKVSVGVMAVRTLLKEIGELYKRVLSIKGLSSKFEQTMDNLGAVYYILNPSIFSDVTPGAMITRDENIIDPVMKLIRNNLAGFQEHGGMLPDKPTINFLEEDHGEFFEKDYSESIEWNDAEFHFIRKILSVNPKISQALFEADPTLLQSAAESYVKTYRELFELLSKETYDLSEMMNSMFVGENALLEKFNLTLDLFNTGYSTIPSTVLLPITEWALKKSKSLLDEYKQIFGTNYASVGNSLDKLESKQSELTNKYGHELNAQKNKEEAIAQGGDPIRAGIDTKALKVELLNSASQILNYSQADPEAVKEFSTLMVKLKSFKNPLDPEPDNRKIRRTIAKTYWDVYKKSFTKWLQSGKQAPKAVELMLRYGYFDETLLDDGHIVELVGRLYQPGGNPSAPIHHGTDWLEKIYSREVPTSVDELGQTFFEKLKMDLKDSGIKSEKDIPPDYDTGDARLGSEISSMYEPNVRLTSGNIASHFPILTKYHITIPLEKCFVSKDDVEKALQYILGIDYTAFNREVIYRNEDIGIKNEFIQRSIIPDFILVPSIGPKIMMWQDLSIFRGAGSKESRGRICIPHFVTGDLKTFMLEAIAAFRWELCKNILGPDWNNVGIPSITADYTDYVQFYKKSKDLSPELKEKISSEFKRFRTDRDKFAYDYSLWIRYEAEGVQRVNRVVRSIFYRHIPFHKNIREKISSQPAYAELHNRFKNIRTRQHKEFENKYKKYMDASGNLPKELYENLTFYEV
- the aroA gene encoding 3-phosphoshikimate 1-carboxyvinyltransferase is translated as MLQPQFKLNAKKEIYVPGDKSISHRSVLFCALSQGKSEIHGFLEGEDPLHTLHCFESMGLSVSSLGKGSYTVISPGKENLKSPQGVLDFGNAGTGIRLSAGLLAGLPQIQATLTGDASLCKRPMARIMNPLKEMGADIVSVEGNDRAPLRIQGKQLKDYSYHSPIASAQIKSALVLAALSSGISIDYKESEVSRDHTENMIRFLGGNIIHHSPIHFTVKPPYLFEGAKYVIPGDISSAAFFIVFGLCGGGSEPLLIKNIGLNPSRIGIITVLQNMGGKIEIVAKRVECGEEIGDLLIFPSKLKRIVITEDLIPSIIDEIPILTVAGLFSEGGFQISHAEELRAKESDRIHSMVSNLEKLGIQVKEVKDGYEFDEVSSIQKTKIETFMDHRIAMSFAILSKLSGVELTFDDTSWVDTSFPGFFDILKSM
- a CDS encoding DUF6272 family protein; translated protein: MSFVCLPNPMFQTKVVTDFSPIHLRSQTNSNQTNDEKNLLLQGNIYYHSQLSISVSVADMAFYWKRCDVLSNFISQFYFHSFESKQLDQNTISTVINELVENAAKYSDKEESKIHIEIKDLGNQLRIEVKNIITPWMKAIFENKIQTIQSHDINELYFEALEAHHKGIPTFGLGLLRLLKDYQLPLAYEFTKLEGNDFEITMRAHLFISETETL
- the dxs gene encoding 1-deoxy-D-xylulose-5-phosphate synthase — its product is MPSYPYLDKINFPEDLRNLKETDLPAVCQDVREYIIDTLSDVGGHFASNLGVVELTVALHYVFQTPKDKIIWDVGHQTYPHKILTGRKKELPTVRKWLGLSGFPKREESEYDLYNTGHAGTSISQALGEACARDLMGENYKVAAVIGDASIATGMALEAMNHGGHIKPNMLVILNDNYMSISKNVGSISNYLNRIISSQVYNKGKTAFYGFLKWIPLIGPALQALAHNMETSFKHFMMRPGGLFEDLGFTYFGPIDGHDVNRVVQMLQNLSKIQGPILLHVLTQKGKGYKPAEADPIKYHGVTPFNKESGKMASADANKIGLSKIVGKTLIDLTNMDKRIAVITPAMIEGSGLRDYQETYPNHTFDVGIAEQHSVAFAGAMTNGGAIPFMCIYSTFLTRAMDQLVEDVSLMNLPVRFVIDRAGIVGPDGETHQGLSDLGYLAGLPNMDIMVPSSAQDIIDSLHFMKDYTEHPIAIRFPKDNGDLRELKFESPNQVNKGKARLVSEGKDLLILSLGFMLPIAKQVAEILKSKGITTTVIDLFWLRPYDSDLVHKCIESTQKFVILDESYLHAGASGYLLNEIPNHLIGKFLKTFALPLEPIHHGERNQILEHYRLTASQIADDLLQSLQK